The bacterium genome includes a window with the following:
- a CDS encoding sugar ABC transporter substrate-binding protein, whose amino-acid sequence MARWGRALALMLALFTAGCAAPDAGTIRFATWGSVDEVALLKPLLAEFGRAHPETPVELVHVPDGYFQKLPVMVASGQMPDVLFLNNWNLPAYASAEALADLGPWLEKDAELAASDFFSQGLDAMRYQGKLYALPRDLSNLVVYVNTDRLKEAGRALPEASWTLDEMRALARSLTRDTDGDGALDAFGISFDKRPLFWMPYVWSAGGDMFSADLTRNTLAEPEAIAALQAYADTQRGLQAAPNETQTGNAPMAQLFAQGKLAMFVSGRWSVPGFRKNLTFNWDVLPFPRGKAGSVVDVDASGWAIARSSRHPEAAWELVKFLASRKSSETFAEGGLIVPARRDVAESPRYLDTTQAPKGARAFVEAIATGRPMRTPPNWNEVANELDQQLEPLWAGREPAAPVLKRASARIDELLRQP is encoded by the coding sequence GTGGCGCGCTGGGGTCGCGCTTTGGCGCTCATGCTCGCGTTGTTCACGGCTGGCTGTGCGGCTCCGGATGCCGGAACTATCCGCTTTGCCACCTGGGGTAGCGTGGATGAGGTGGCGCTGCTCAAGCCCTTGCTCGCTGAGTTCGGGCGCGCGCACCCCGAGACGCCGGTCGAACTGGTGCATGTGCCGGACGGCTACTTTCAGAAGCTGCCGGTGATGGTCGCAAGCGGCCAGATGCCCGACGTGCTCTTCCTCAACAACTGGAATCTGCCCGCTTACGCCTCGGCGGAGGCGCTCGCGGACCTTGGGCCGTGGCTTGAGAAGGATGCGGAGCTTGCGGCTTCGGACTTCTTCTCGCAGGGGCTCGACGCCATGCGCTACCAGGGCAAGCTCTACGCCCTGCCCCGCGATCTGTCGAACCTGGTGGTCTACGTCAATACCGACCGCTTGAAAGAGGCGGGGCGCGCGCTGCCCGAGGCGAGCTGGACCCTGGACGAGATGCGGGCCCTGGCGCGGAGCCTCACCCGCGACACGGACGGGGACGGCGCGCTCGATGCCTTCGGGATCTCGTTCGACAAGCGCCCCTTGTTCTGGATGCCGTACGTCTGGAGCGCAGGTGGTGACATGTTCAGTGCGGATTTGACGCGCAATACCCTGGCCGAACCCGAGGCGATCGCGGCCTTGCAGGCTTATGCCGACACGCAGCGCGGTCTGCAGGCGGCTCCGAATGAGACGCAGACGGGCAACGCCCCCATGGCCCAGCTCTTCGCCCAGGGGAAGCTCGCCATGTTCGTCAGCGGCCGCTGGAGCGTGCCTGGCTTCCGCAAGAATCTCACCTTCAACTGGGACGTGCTTCCCTTCCCGCGCGGAAAGGCCGGCTCGGTGGTCGACGTGGACGCGTCGGGGTGGGCGATCGCCCGTAGCAGCCGACACCCGGAAGCCGCCTGGGAGCTGGTGAAGTTCTTGGCGTCGCGCAAGTCGAGCGAGACCTTCGCCGAGGGCGGCTTGATCGTGCCGGCGCGCCGGGACGTGGCCGAGAGCCCGCGCTACCTGGATACCACCCAGGCGCCGAAGGGAGCGCGGGCCTTCGTGGAGGCGATCGCGACCGGGCGTCCCATGCGCACGCCGCCGAACTGGAACGAGGTCGCCAACGAGCTCGACCAGCAACTAGAACCCCTGTGGGCGGGCCGTGAGCCCGCTGCGCCCGTCCTGAAACGCGCCTCGGCGCGCATCGACGAATTGCTGAGGCAGCCATGA